The Ignavibacteria bacterium genome includes the window CTGCGGCACGAGTCACAACTACGCCGTGATCATTGTGCACTTCCACCCAGTCGTTATCATTGATCCCGAGTTCTTCTGCATCTTTATCATTCATCCAGAAAGGTTCAACTCCGCGCGAAAGAGTAGTCATTCTTTGATTGTCTCCATAGGTTGAATGAATGTGCCACTTGCCATGCGGAGTAAGATAATTTAGCATTTTAGTTTTACCAGCTTCTTTACTGAATCTTAAGTCAGCATACTGAGTTGGAAGAGGTTTCGGTTTATATGTCGGCAAGTGTTCGCCAAATTGAATGTAACCCGGATGATCGAGATAGAAATGCTGCCGGCCGGTTAAAGTCCGCCACGGTACAAGTGCTTCAACATTGTATGTGAACGGTGAATATGCACGTCCGTTTTCGGTAAGACCTGACCACATCGGACTGTTTAATAATCTCATCGGTTTGTTTTGAAGCTCTTTGTATGTAACTTTTACTCCACGATTTTTTTCAACGAGATGAGCAAGAGGCAGACCGACTTTTTCTTCCATGTTTTTATAAGAGCGATAAGACAGCTCGCCGTTCGTAACTGTTGCTAATGCGAGTATCGTATCGCAAACGTGAATGTCGTCTTTCAAAGATGGATAAGTTTTTCCATCGAACGTAACGGTTGCCCGAGTTTTTACCATTTCATCGTAATGGTCTTCGATGCTGTACTTAGTTCCATGCGCACCCAATCCGTTAGCTCTCACCAACGGACCGAATGAAATATATTGATTGTATAAATTTTTATAATCTCTATTGACAACAGAAACATTCGGCATTGTTTTTCCTGGAACAGCATCAATTTCGTTTTTCAGCCAGTCTTTAATTTCCGGCTGTGCAATTTCTGCCGCACTATCGTGTGCAAGTGGAGTAATTACAACATCTTTAACTTGTTCCGGGAAATGAGACCCAACTATCTCAGAGAATTTTTTTGCAATTGCTTTGAAAATATCCCAATCGCTTTTCGATTCCCAGCATGGTGGAACTGCGGCTGAAAGCGGATGAATAAAACTGTGCATATCAGTTGAATTCAAATCTCCCTTTTCGTACCAAGTCGCTGCAGGTAATACGATATCGGAATAAAGAGCCGATGTATCCATTCTGAAATTCAAGTCAACAACCAAGTCGAGCTTGCCCGAGGGTGCAATTTCGTGCCATACGACTTCTTTAACAGAATCTTTAGCTATGTCTTCTGCAATTGTATTTGTATGTGTTCCTAAGTAATGTTTCAGGAAGTATTCATGTCCCTTGCTGCTCGACATTAAAGCATTGCCGCGCCAAATGTACCAAACTCTCGGCCAGTTGGATTCTGCATCAGGATCCTCAACAGAAAATTTTATCTTTTTCTTCTTAATCTGTTCAATAACGTATTTAGAAACTTCTTCATTCGATTTTGCGCCTTTATTCTCAGCTTCTTTTGCCAGGTTTATGCTGTTCTTATCGAATTGTGGATAAAACGGAAGCCAGCCGTTTTGTACAGCTTTCACCTGTGTATCCATTGCATGTCCTTTCGCAAGAGAACCTTGTTCCTGCTTTGCAGGGACAGTGTGGTAATCTGTAAATTCTTTTTCGTATCTCCATTGATCTGTGTGAACGTAATGCCAGCTTGGTGCGTTTTGCTGGCGAGATGCGGCATACCAATCTTTTGCAAATGCAATCGCGCCCCACGGTTCGCCAGGAGCTAATTTTTCCTGTCCGACATAATGCGCAAGCCCGCCGCCATTAACTCCTATACATCCGCAGAACATCAACGCATGAATACCTGCGCGGTACATTAAATTCGCATGATACCAGTGATTGATTCCAGCGCCTATAATTATTGTACATTTACCATT containing:
- a CDS encoding nitrate reductase subunit alpha; translated protein: MSKKQSIGWIKDEVNPKLRSWEEFYRNRWQHDKVVRSTHGVNCTGSCTWMIHVKDGIVTWEMQGLDYPSLENGLPPYEPRGCQRGISFSWYLYSPLRVKYPYIRGAMQDLWRKAKLEHEDPVDAWKSLVENPESRKRWQKARGKGGFRRTTWDEVLEIMAAANIHTIKKHGPDRIAGFSPIPAMSMVSYAAGARLMQLIGGISLSFYDWYCDLPSASPETWGEQTDVQESADWYNAKLLAVMGSNLNMTRTPDCHFAAEARHNGTKMYVFSPDFNQVAKYADHWVSLNAGQDGAWWMAVNHVLLKEFHHQKQIPYFIEYTKKYTDAPFLVELSEENGNYEAGQLLRANQIKKYSDVENGDWKFLIWDEKSNAPKMPMGSVGDRWGKEKGKWNLLLKDGLDGSAINPQLTFLKKNDKIIKVRFDDFAEGRSLYKEVPVREIKTSDGKKVLVATIYDLLMAQYGVARGLKGDYPKDYDDEEFSFSPAWSEKYTGIGRKDLIQFAREWGTTAELTNGKCTIIIGAGINHWYHANLMYRAGIHALMFCGCIGVNGGGLAHYVGQEKLAPGEPWGAIAFAKDWYAASRQQNAPSWHYVHTDQWRYEKEFTDYHTVPAKQEQGSLAKGHAMDTQVKAVQNGWLPFYPQFDKNSINLAKEAENKGAKSNEEVSKYVIEQIKKKKIKFSVEDPDAESNWPRVWYIWRGNALMSSSKGHEYFLKHYLGTHTNTIAEDIAKDSVKEVVWHEIAPSGKLDLVVDLNFRMDTSALYSDIVLPAATWYEKGDLNSTDMHSFIHPLSAAVPPCWESKSDWDIFKAIAKKFSEIVGSHFPEQVKDVVITPLAHDSAAEIAQPEIKDWLKNEIDAVPGKTMPNVSVVNRDYKNLYNQYISFGPLVRANGLGAHGTKYSIEDHYDEMVKTRATVTFDGKTYPSLKDDIHVCDTILALATVTNGELSYRSYKNMEEKVGLPLAHLVEKNRGVKVTYKELQNKPMRLLNSPMWSGLTENGRAYSPFTYNVEALVPWRTLTGRQHFYLDHPGYIQFGEHLPTYKPKPLPTQYADLRFSKEAGKTKMLNYLTPHGKWHIHSTYGDNQRMTTLSRGVEPFWMNDKDAEELGINDNDWVEVHNDHGVVVTRAAVSARIPRGICIIYHSPERTYSVPKSPLRNNRRAGGHNSLTRTRLKPNLMVGGYGQFTYHFNYWGPIGCNRDTHVLVRKLPELNW